One window from the genome of Clarias gariepinus isolate MV-2021 ecotype Netherlands chromosome 15, CGAR_prim_01v2, whole genome shotgun sequence encodes:
- the dhodh gene encoding dihydroorotate dehydrogenase (quinone), mitochondrial, translating to MAMAGQLKKRLKDAVKILGCGSTLFLGYLTASGDERFYATTLMPVLQRLVGAETAHVMAVRLLSLGVLPRSRYQDPESLAVNVMGRRFRNPVGMAAGFDKHGEAVDALYRLGFGFVEVGTITPKPQEGNPKPRVFRLVADQAVINRYGFNSCGIVAVQERLKAREGVQSELTKAGRPLGINLGKNKQSTDAVADYLEGVRMLGPLADYLVVNVSSPNTPGLRDLQGKTELRHLLSQVLKARDCLQGTNRPPVMVKIAPDLSQQDKQDIAEVITELGVDGLIVTNTTVSRPETLQDHNRNEVGGLSGQPLKDLSTNTVREMYTLTEGKVPIVGVGGVASGQDALDKIRAGASLVQLYTALVYRGPPVVTKIKRELHELLTEQGFNSVSEAVGADHRMPHCVASSHP from the exons ATGGCCATGGCGGGACAGCTCAAG AAGCGTCTGAAGGATGCAGTAAAGATCCTGGGATGTGGCAGCACCCTATTCCTAGGATACCTTACTGCGTCTGGGGACGAGCGTTTCTATGCTACTACGCTCATGCCGGTGCTGCAAAGGCTTGTGGGAGCAGAAACAGCCCACGTCATGGCCGTGCGCTTACTCAGCCTAGGCGTGTTGCCGAGAAGTCGCTACCAGGATCCTGAATCACTG GCGGTAAATGTAATGGGACGGAGGTTCAGGAATCCTGTTGGGATGGCGGCAGGCTTTGATAAGCATGGTGAGGCAGTGGATGCTCTGTATCGGCTGGGCTTCGGCTTTGTCGAGGTGGGTACGATCACCCCAAAACCACAGGAGGGAAATCCAAAACCCCGTGTGTTCAGACTTGTGGCTGACCAGGCAGTTATTAACAG ATATGGCTTCAACAGCTGTGGCATTGTAGCTGTTCAGGAGAGATTAAAAGCTAGAGAAGGAGTTCAGTCTGAGCTCACAAAAG CCGGCAGACCGCTAGGCATCAACCTGGGGAAGAACAAGCAGTCCACTGATGCCGTGGCTGATTACCTGGAGGGAGTGAGGATGCTTGGCCCCCTCGCTGACTATCTGGTTGTAAACGTGAGCAGTCCGAACACGCCAGGCCTCAGAGACCTACAGGGAAAGACAGAACTGCGCCATCTTCTGAGCCAG GTCCTGAAAGCGAGAGACTGTCTGCAAGGAACGAATCGGCCACCGGTGATGGTTAAGATCGCTCCGGATCTCTCCCAGCAGGACAAGCAGGACATTGCAGAGGTCATCACAGAG CTTGGTGTGGATGGTTTAATTGTCACCAACACCACAGTGTCCAGGCCAGAGACTCTGCAGGACCACAACAGGAACGAGGTGGGAGGTCTGAGCGGGCAGCCTCTTAAAGACCTGTCCACTAACACAGTACGGGAAATGTACACCTTAAcggaag GCAAGGTGCCCATAGTTGGTGTAGGTGGAGTGGCTAGCGGACAGGATGCCCTGGATAAGATTCGTGCCGGAGCATCTTTGGTTCAGCTCTACACAGCGCTGGTGTATCGGGGTCCTCCAGTCGTAACCAAGATCAAACGGGAACTCCATGAGCTCTTAAC GGAGCAAGGATTCAATAGTGTATCAGAAGCAGTAGGTGCTGATCACAGGATGCCTCATTGTGTGGCATCATCACACCCATGA